In Paenibacillus hexagrammi, the following are encoded in one genomic region:
- a CDS encoding ArsR/SmtB family transcription factor produces the protein MKADITTGSLPLFEALASSVRIQILHLLAEREMNIKELAEALQLSSAIMTMHVKKLEKAKLIKTAIMPGRGGQQKLCSINPEMSKIELYLPQKDKSAIREHTHIEIPIGHYTDIEVNPTCGLATVSKLIGNFDDSRSFLSPERVNAKILWIGSGYVEYKIPNYLIASENPVELEISLELASEAPSVNNDWPSDISFYLNQQYLGQWTSPGDFGGTQRGRYTPDWWSSALNQFGLLKMFKINKDGTFLDGQKLSDVTLGDLDIRQKQWTLRIAVLPDAKHVGGLTLFGSGFGNYNQDIVVKLYKETKE, from the coding sequence ATGAAAGCAGATATAACCACGGGCTCGCTGCCTCTCTTTGAGGCGTTGGCCAGCTCGGTGCGCATTCAGATCCTGCATCTGCTTGCCGAAAGAGAGATGAACATTAAAGAGCTTGCAGAAGCACTACAGCTAAGCAGCGCTATCATGACCATGCATGTGAAAAAGCTGGAGAAAGCGAAGCTGATCAAAACCGCTATTATGCCAGGGAGGGGAGGTCAGCAGAAGCTGTGCTCGATCAACCCTGAGATGAGTAAGATCGAGCTGTACCTGCCTCAGAAGGATAAGTCCGCCATTCGCGAACACACGCATATCGAAATTCCGATCGGCCATTATACGGACATTGAAGTGAATCCGACCTGCGGCCTGGCTACCGTGAGCAAGCTAATCGGCAACTTTGACGACTCCCGCAGCTTTTTATCCCCTGAGCGGGTGAACGCCAAAATTTTGTGGATCGGCAGCGGCTATGTCGAATACAAAATTCCGAATTATCTGATCGCGAGCGAGAATCCGGTAGAGCTGGAGATTTCGCTTGAACTGGCCTCTGAAGCGCCAAGTGTTAACAACGATTGGCCCTCTGATATTTCCTTTTACCTTAATCAGCAGTACTTGGGACAGTGGACCTCTCCCGGAGATTTTGGCGGTACGCAGCGCGGCAGATATACGCCGGATTGGTGGAGCTCTGCGCTGAATCAGTTCGGGCTGCTCAAAATGTTCAAAATCAACAAGGACGGCACGTTCCTTGACGGACAGAAGCTATCCGACGTGACGCTAGGCGACCTCGATATCCGGCAGAAGCAGTGGACGCTGCGGATTGCGGTTTTGCCGGATGCCAAGCATGTCGGCGGACTTACGTTGTTTGGGAGCGGATTTGGAAATTACAATCAGGACATTGTCGTGAAGCTTTACAAGGAAACGAAGGAGTAA